One genomic segment of Mobula hypostoma chromosome 2, sMobHyp1.1, whole genome shotgun sequence includes these proteins:
- the LOC134357524 gene encoding 3-ketoacyl-CoA thiolase, mitochondrial-like has translation PIDVKTKKGKKALAQDEHPRPQTTAEQMAKLPTVFKENGPITAANTSGVCDGAAAVIISSEEAVHKQNFTPMARVVAYHASGCDPSIMGIGPVPAINGVLKKAGLSLKDMDLVEVNEAFAPQFLSVQKALNLDPENTNVNGGAIALGHPLGASGTRITAHLVYELRRRGGKHAVGSECIGSGQGIAVMIENMK, from the coding sequence CCCATTGATGTGAAAaccaagaaaggaaagaaggCTTTAGCACAGGACGAGCACCCCAGACCTCAGACCACAGCAGAACAGATGGCCAAGCTACCAACTGTGTTCAAGGAAAATGGCCCTATCACAGCAGCAAatacctcaggagtgtgtgatggagctGCTGCAGTGATAATATCAAGTGAAGAGGCAGTTCACAAGCAGAATTTCACGCCAATGGCCAGAGTAGTGGCTTACCATGCAAGTGGGTGTGATCCAAGCATTATGGGAATTGGTCCCGTACCTGCAATCAATGGGGTTCTGAAGAAAGCAGGATTATCCTTGAAAGACATGGATCTAGTAGAGGTCAATGAAGCATTTGCCCCTCAGTTCTTGTCCGTGCAGAAGGCTCTGAACTTGGATCCTGAAAACACCAATGTAAATGGAGGCGCTATTGCATTAGGACACCCTCTGGGGGCATCAGGAACCAGGATAACAGCACATCTGGTTTATGAGCTCAGGCGCCGGGGAGGAAAACATGCAGTGGGTTCCGAGTGCATTGGAAGTGGCCAAGGGATCGCTGTCATGATTGAGAACATGAAGTAA